A window of the candidate division KSB1 bacterium genome harbors these coding sequences:
- a CDS encoding lysophospholipid acyltransferase family protein — MKDYSDALQIENGCYKTTPRPTNVWARLFPGLVFYSKIIKVVFGASKDARSGRLTDNAYRWYSVRVLRAVEAVGGTVEMMNLNAAPSDGWPYVFVGNHMGTLETMLLASVLIPKGPISFVIKESLTKYPVFKHVMLNQDPIVVGRENPREDLTTVLKEGQQQLKEGKSVIIFPQRTRSLTFDPSTFNSIGIKLARRAGVPIIPIAIRTDFWGKGKWVKELGPISPERPVQIKFHPPLSISGRGEAEHQKSIDFIQSTVDAWLAETDNRRHRTNQILVRCCGNDV, encoded by the coding sequence ATGAAAGATTACAGCGATGCATTACAAATTGAAAACGGGTGTTACAAAACAACACCGCGCCCGACAAATGTGTGGGCGCGTTTGTTTCCGGGACTGGTCTTTTATTCCAAAATTATCAAAGTTGTATTCGGCGCTTCCAAAGATGCACGCAGCGGGCGCCTGACTGATAATGCCTACCGCTGGTACAGTGTGCGTGTGCTGCGTGCCGTTGAGGCGGTCGGCGGCACGGTTGAAATGATGAACCTAAATGCTGCGCCGTCCGATGGGTGGCCCTATGTTTTTGTCGGCAATCATATGGGTACGCTGGAAACCATGCTTTTAGCCTCTGTGCTGATTCCAAAAGGCCCGATTTCATTTGTCATCAAGGAAAGCCTGACAAAGTACCCGGTCTTTAAACACGTCATGCTGAATCAGGACCCCATTGTCGTGGGGCGTGAGAATCCCAGAGAGGACCTGACCACGGTCTTGAAAGAAGGGCAGCAGCAGTTAAAAGAAGGAAAGAGTGTCATTATTTTTCCTCAGCGCACGAGGTCGCTGACGTTTGATCCGTCTACGTTCAACAGTATCGGTATCAAATTGGCGCGACGCGCCGGTGTTCCCATTATTCCGATCGCCATTCGAACCGATTTTTGGGGCAAGGGAAAATGGGTCAAGGAGCTCGGTCCCATTTCTCCGGAACGGCCGGTACAGATCAAGTTTCACCCGCCACTGTCTATCTCCGGCCGGGGCGAAGCGGAACATCAAAAAAGTATCGATTTTATCCAGTCTACGGTGGATGCCTGGTTAGCGGAAACCGATAACCGACGCCACCGTACCAACCAGATCCTGGTCAGATGCTGTGGGAATGATGTCTGA
- a CDS encoding radical SAM protein, with amino-acid sequence MQPTFLISHLNSGGLITNYSCSSRCRHCLYRCSPEWPNDYIDELTCRQNLATAKELGCRSMHIGGGEPVLNRRKLLRVIELFQEEDVVLDYVETNSSWYKDHKSACDLLTDLHRRGLDTLLISISPFHNEFIPFDRVNGVIKACKTTGMRVFLWIDDFYEELNSRDGSRCYDLQNYDAQYLQKLPQRYWTSPGGRALNFLGEHLGRIPLARILRVHAGGCSELEMVDHFHLDLYGNYVPGLCSGLSIRRDDLGASLDPEVYPMVTLLRKHGIRTFLEMACKKYDFQPRESYANKCDLCFDIRRYFVIECGMRTFELQPVYHYVEASSDE; translated from the coding sequence ATGCAACCGACATTTTTGATTTCACATTTGAATAGCGGAGGATTGATTACCAATTATTCATGCAGCTCAAGATGCCGGCATTGCCTGTATCGTTGCAGTCCGGAGTGGCCGAATGATTATATTGACGAGTTGACGTGCAGACAGAATCTTGCTACGGCGAAAGAATTGGGCTGCCGGTCGATGCATATTGGAGGCGGTGAACCCGTTCTGAACAGGCGAAAACTCTTGCGGGTGATTGAATTGTTTCAGGAAGAGGATGTGGTTTTGGATTATGTAGAAACCAACTCGTCATGGTACAAAGATCATAAAAGCGCCTGTGATCTGCTAACAGATCTGCATAGGCGCGGTTTGGATACCTTGCTGATATCCATCAGTCCGTTTCACAATGAGTTTATACCCTTTGACCGGGTCAATGGGGTGATCAAAGCGTGCAAAACCACAGGAATGCGGGTTTTTTTATGGATTGATGATTTTTATGAGGAATTGAATTCCCGGGATGGGAGTCGGTGTTATGATCTGCAGAATTATGATGCTCAATATCTGCAAAAACTGCCGCAACGTTACTGGACGAGTCCGGGCGGCCGTGCGCTGAATTTTCTGGGTGAGCATTTGGGACGAATTCCTCTCGCCCGAATTTTGAGGGTGCATGCCGGGGGCTGCTCGGAACTCGAAATGGTGGATCATTTCCATCTGGACTTGTATGGAAATTATGTACCGGGATTGTGTTCAGGGCTCTCCATTCGCCGGGATGATCTGGGCGCTTCTCTGGACCCGGAAGTTTATCCGATGGTGACGCTGTTACGCAAGCACGGGATTCGGACGTTTCTCGAAATGGCATGTAAAAAATACGATTTTCAGCCCCGGGAATCTTACGCGAATAAATGTGATCTTTGTTTTGATATCCGTCGATATTTTGTGATCGAATGCGGAATGAGGACTTTTGAACTGCAACCTGTTTATCATTATGTTGAGGCGTCTTCCGATGAATGA
- a CDS encoding M23 family metallopeptidase has product MDSHLKKAHIVDNALPHSKENGRFWENRQDRFHCGMDLYAPPSSPVYAMETGRIVSIHPFTSPRILAYWNNTIAVVLEGESGYLYKYAELDSANVSAGARVQRGDMLGKVGSVLNVNQIDGNAPEYIQELKEKNAPVCCTLKFTNTARMYWIFIPAAIYFLKQSPNICAIPLSY; this is encoded by the coding sequence ATGGATAGTCATCTTAAAAAAGCTCACATTGTAGACAACGCTTTACCCCATTCCAAAGAAAATGGAAGATTTTGGGAAAACCGCCAAGACCGCTTTCATTGTGGTATGGATTTGTATGCGCCGCCTTCAAGTCCGGTTTATGCGATGGAGACCGGCCGAATTGTATCGATTCATCCATTCACATCACCCCGAATTCTTGCATATTGGAACAACACCATTGCCGTGGTGCTTGAAGGTGAATCCGGTTATTTGTACAAATATGCTGAACTGGACTCGGCAAATGTGAGCGCCGGCGCGCGTGTTCAGCGCGGTGATATGCTGGGCAAAGTCGGCAGTGTACTGAACGTGAATCAGATTGACGGAAACGCTCCTGAATATATTCAGGAATTAAAAGAAAAAAATGCTCCAGTATGCTGCACCTTGAAGTTTACAAACACCGCCCGTATGTACTGGATTTTTATTCCGGCGGCAATTTATTTTCTGAAACAAAGCCCGAACATTTGTGCGATCCCGCTATCGTACTGA
- a CDS encoding T9SS type A sorting domain-containing protein: protein MLKDNNINNTKNDRAQTNSFTNYIDLGVSTHFSNPVSTIPTGAEEETIPEKCALHENFPNPFNPTTTLRYDLPQDAHVTCVVYNVQGQKLATLIDSHKPAGEHAYTWNAAERFSSGLYIIVMRAGEHVFKQKVSLVK, encoded by the coding sequence TTGCTGAAAGATAACAACATCAACAATACAAAAAACGACCGTGCACAAACGAATTCTTTTACAAACTACATAGACCTGGGCGTTAGCACGCATTTTTCCAACCCTGTTTCCACTATACCAACCGGCGCGGAAGAGGAAACCATCCCGGAAAAATGTGCTCTACACGAAAATTTCCCCAATCCGTTCAATCCGACCACCACGCTGCGTTACGATCTGCCGCAGGATGCGCATGTCACCTGTGTGGTGTACAATGTGCAGGGCCAAAAACTGGCCACGCTGATTGACAGTCACAAACCGGCCGGCGAACACGCCTATACCTGGAATGCCGCTGAACGGTTTTCCAGCGGTTTGTATATTATCGTCATGCGTGCCGGGGAACATGTGTTCAAGCAGAAAGTGTCGTTGGTGAAATAA
- a CDS encoding type II toxin-antitoxin system VapC family toxin: protein MILLDSSVIIELFRKKDKQNTLFYKIAESYSELYISSLTHYEVGIGNKEKHFDYWQTLCNNLTVIPFDKTCSLTAISIYKKLTGRNKMIDLADILIGATAVSHHFPIATLNAKHFERIEHLEIIAHL, encoded by the coding sequence ATGATATTATTAGATTCTTCAGTTATAATTGAATTATTCCGAAAAAAAGATAAACAGAACACACTGTTTTACAAAATAGCTGAATCATACTCTGAACTTTATATATCCTCTTTAACTCACTATGAGGTGGGAATAGGCAATAAAGAAAAGCATTTTGACTACTGGCAAACATTATGTAACAATTTGACAGTCATTCCTTTTGATAAAACATGTTCACTGACAGCCATATCTATTTATAAAAAATTAACAGGCCGAAATAAAATGATTGATCTGGCTGATATTCTGATTGGGGCAACAGCAGTCTCACATCATTTTCCGATAGCCACATTAAATGCAAAGCACTTTGAACGAATTGAACATCTGGAAATTATTGCCCATCTGTGA
- a CDS encoding GLUG motif-containing protein, whose product MSTAQMQDYNTFTDVTGTTVGLTSAWDMIGTENDDAGTNDYWDMDQEGTVNNAYPILSWQDGADDILFELPYSGGSGTSGDPYQIATTDDLIELSNTSADWDKHFIQTADIAFDATEINVDWNGDGSTGPAEGFSPIGNNTTNFTGSYDGQNHTIDNLFINRLFEAYIGLFGNTMNAIIRNLGVTNIDITGDYYTGALIGSSESGSVSNCYSTGSVSGDYDIGGLIGSAFGGSVSDSYSSCTVTGSNYYIGGLIGSNSNSIDNCYSTGDVEGSDNVGGLLGFNSGAVSQSYSTGSVSADYSWKVGGLIGINMMASIENCYSTSDVTTGLDISEQTVGAFIGSNGDGTEGAAGGDVSYCYATGDVVYDGGTNPTDKGFVGVSVATGDQTPVYTANFFDSEASNQSSDAVEAATAKTTTEMQTQSTYTNAGWDFIVETTNGTDDIWKSTITYPHFACFIPPTQACEVGCSDAGSGSLELSWTRGNGDGNAVFIAQASNGTASPVDNEEYTANTEFGSGEQIGASGWYCVYVGTGTSVTVTGLSSETAYRVHVCEYNLGSIYYNDETSTNNPQNYEEPVVVELSAFKAQISNATVTLTWSTEGETGTAGFHIYRSADRNGSYGRVNAALIAATGAATRGADYDYIDDEPLSGDAFYKLQSVDVDGSTQFSRAVSTALTGVEEQNMPERFALHQNYPNPFNPTTTLRYDLPQDAHVTCVVYNVQGQKLATLIDSHKPAGEHAYTWNAAERFSSGLYIIVMRAGEQVFRQKVSLVK is encoded by the coding sequence TTGAGTACTGCCCAAATGCAGGATTACAATACATTTACGGATGTTACCGGAACAACTGTCGGATTAACTTCTGCCTGGGATATGATTGGAACAGAAAACGATGATGCAGGCACAAATGACTATTGGGATATGGACCAGGAAGGTACGGTAAACAATGCTTATCCTATATTAAGCTGGCAAGACGGTGCGGATGATATTCTTTTTGAACTTCCATATTCCGGCGGCAGCGGAACATCCGGCGACCCATATCAAATCGCCACAACCGATGACTTGATTGAATTATCAAACACTTCTGCCGATTGGGACAAACATTTTATCCAAACTGCTGATATTGCCTTTGATGCCACCGAAATCAATGTGGATTGGAATGGCGATGGCTCTACCGGACCTGCAGAGGGCTTTTCACCCATTGGAAATAACACCACAAATTTCACCGGCTCTTATGACGGGCAAAACCATACCATTGACAATCTATTTATCAACCGCCTTTTTGAAGCTTACATTGGATTATTTGGTAATACAATGAACGCAATCATTAGAAACCTTGGTGTAACAAATATTGATATTACTGGCGATTACTATACTGGAGCATTAATTGGTAGCTCAGAGTCGGGAAGTGTATCGAATTGTTATAGTACAGGAAGTGTATCAGGTGATTATGACATTGGTGGTTTAATCGGTAGTGCTTTTGGTGGTTCAGTTTCCGACTCTTACAGCAGTTGCACAGTGACTGGTTCCAATTATTATATTGGCGGTTTAATTGGCAGTAATTCAAATTCAATTGATAACTGTTATAGCACCGGAGATGTAGAAGGAAGCGATAATGTTGGAGGATTGCTTGGATTTAATTCGGGGGCAGTTTCACAATCCTATAGTACTGGCAGTGTCAGTGCTGATTATAGCTGGAAAGTAGGAGGCTTAATAGGCATCAACATGATGGCATCCATTGAAAACTGCTATTCTACCAGTGATGTTACGACTGGATTAGATATTTCGGAGCAAACAGTGGGTGCCTTTATTGGCTCAAATGGCGATGGAACTGAAGGAGCCGCCGGCGGGGATGTATCCTATTGCTATGCTACTGGTGATGTGGTTTATGATGGTGGTACAAACCCAACGGATAAGGGCTTTGTGGGGGTGAGTGTTGCTACGGGTGATCAGACTCCGGTTTACACCGCCAACTTTTTCGACAGTGAAGCTTCCAATCAAAGCAGCGATGCCGTTGAGGCTGCAACAGCCAAAACCACCACAGAAATGCAAACGCAATCGACCTATACCAATGCCGGCTGGGACTTTATCGTTGAAACGACCAATGGCACGGATGATATTTGGAAATCGACCATCACGTATCCGCATTTCGCCTGTTTTATACCGCCCACCCAAGCCTGTGAAGTGGGCTGCTCGGACGCAGGAAGCGGCAGTCTGGAATTATCCTGGACGCGCGGCAACGGCGACGGCAATGCTGTTTTTATAGCTCAGGCAAGCAATGGTACTGCGTCGCCTGTGGACAATGAAGAATACACCGCCAACACCGAATTCGGCAGCGGTGAGCAAATCGGCGCCTCTGGCTGGTACTGCGTCTATGTCGGCACGGGTACCTCGGTCACGGTGACCGGCTTGAGTTCGGAAACGGCCTACCGGGTGCATGTCTGCGAGTACAATCTGGGCTCCATCTATTATAATGATGAAACCTCAACCAACAATCCGCAGAATTATGAGGAACCGGTGGTTGTTGAATTGAGCGCGTTCAAGGCTCAGATATCGAATGCAACTGTTACCCTCACCTGGAGCACGGAAGGCGAGACCGGAACCGCCGGATTTCATATCTATCGCAGTGCAGACCGGAATGGTTCGTACGGGCGCGTGAATGCCGCACTGATTGCGGCAACAGGCGCAGCCACCCGCGGCGCTGATTATGACTATATAGATGATGAACCGCTGTCCGGCGACGCGTTTTACAAACTGCAATCGGTGGATGTGGACGGCAGCACACAGTTCTCCCGGGCCGTTTCTACGGCCTTGACCGGCGTGGAGGAGCAGAATATGCCGGAGCGCTTTGCTCTGCATCAGAATTATCCCAACCCGTTCAATCCGACCACCACGCTGCGTTACGATCTGCCGCAGGATGCGCATGTCACCTGTGTGGTGTACAATGTGCAGGGCCAAAAACTGGCCACGCTGATTGACAGTCACAAACCGGCTGGCGAACACGCCTACACCTGGAATGCCGCTGAACGGTTTTCCAGCGGATTGTATATTATCGTCATGCGTGCCGGGGAACAGGTGTTCAGGCAGAAAGTGTCGCTGGTGAAATAG
- a CDS encoding GLUG motif-containing protein encodes MRKNNVLTGLIMAVMLMVSANLFATDYEVSGAGIADINGTYVENGTNCGKPKYEFTNGGTTYYLAFNNIDFGDYWIIGESAALVDMPGSEYYISSSSDTPPSDGWNVMGSGDPAPTVSLARPNLSRNADIFYESTDNDGSIANTITITYNLPEGDSFSGSNGTFSTDNYTTANVPAGLSVSITKNSDTELSVALTGNASSHAYTDDISNLEITFLDAAFTNGDASAVNNSTQSNIEVDYGLLITSLTDLQTLSNTSANWDEYIIQTIDIDASATSGWNSGAGFSPIGNSTTKFTGYYNGGDHSIDNLFINRPATDYIGLFGYVDGATIKNIGVTNVDISGEYYVGGLVGYNNNSSAVNNSYSSGSVTGNNRYVGGLVGQNYNSSTITNSYSSGSVTGSADYTGGLSREEYNFNNYQFLQQ; translated from the coding sequence ATGAGAAAAAATAATGTTTTGACAGGACTCATAATGGCAGTGATGCTGATGGTATCAGCGAATCTGTTTGCAACGGATTATGAAGTCAGCGGAGCAGGAATCGCTGACATAAACGGAACCTATGTGGAAAACGGCACAAATTGTGGTAAGCCAAAATACGAATTTACAAATGGTGGCACTACATATTATTTGGCTTTTAACAATATAGATTTCGGAGATTATTGGATTATTGGAGAATCAGCGGCCTTAGTTGATATGCCTGGTTCTGAATATTATATTTCTTCAAGTAGCGATACGCCTCCTTCAGATGGATGGAATGTTATGGGGAGCGGGGACCCTGCACCAACTGTTTCATTAGCAAGACCGAATCTTTCCCGGAACGCAGATATTTTTTATGAATCTACAGATAATGACGGTTCTATCGCTAATACGATAACCATTACCTATAACCTTCCGGAGGGAGATTCATTTTCGGGTAGTAACGGCACTTTCAGCACAGATAATTACACAACTGCAAATGTACCTGCCGGATTAAGTGTAAGCATCACAAAAAATAGTGATACCGAGTTAAGTGTTGCCTTGACCGGGAATGCTTCCAGCCATGCTTATACCGATGATATTTCCAACCTGGAAATAACATTTCTCGATGCGGCTTTTACCAACGGAGACGCCTCCGCAGTAAATAACAGCACCCAAAGCAATATCGAGGTTGATTATGGACTGCTCATTACTTCACTGACGGATTTACAAACCCTATCCAATACTTCAGCCAACTGGGATGAATACATTATCCAGACCATAGATATTGATGCTTCAGCTACAAGCGGATGGAACAGTGGAGCCGGCTTTTCGCCAATAGGGAATTCTACCACGAAGTTTACCGGCTATTATAACGGTGGTGATCATAGCATTGATAACCTTTTTATTAACCGTCCGGCTACCGATTATATCGGGTTATTCGGGTATGTGGACGGAGCAACGATTAAAAATATCGGAGTGACAAATGTTGATATAAGTGGAGAATATTATGTCGGCGGCTTGGTGGGCTATAATAATAATTCTTCTGCAGTCAATAATTCTTACAGTAGCGGTAGTGTAACCGGTAACAATCGTTATGTTGGTGGCTTGGTGGGACAGAATTATAATTCTTCTACAATTACTAATTCTTACAGTAGCGGCAGCGTAACTGGTAGTGCTGATTATACCGGCGGCTTAAGTAGGGAGGAATACAACTTCAACAATTACCAATTCTTACAGCAGTAG
- a CDS encoding sulfotransferase, which yields MEQQQKHTHLFFNTVKQVPGLLRDAFKTSPQAALSEKIKRALFISVFLPFFTLLQLVHWLGFFLDALLYPEYSKTSIRRPLFILGPPRSGTTHLHRVLAEDRGQFTTPSTWELFLAPSIIQKKIMHLAAAIDRQLNSPVGQLVSSIERKILHMADDMHPSALQAPEEDYFFMCMTLTCSGLILLFPKSRRLWRYAFFDESVSKQDKRQILAFYKACLQKHLYVSGAHKSLLSKNASFNPWLSDLHQTFPDARFIICARDPVKSVPSMLSVADTARRSFGGAASDPDFQNNMIALMKHHYRSLLNTLPGLTEQQYTVLPIQNLHSRLRDSILHVYKQFNLPLTRNYKNKLDRLDRQSRAYKSGHHYSPDHFGLYLQSLKTDFKFASALLTRFHTCPQTDGSSSTAE from the coding sequence ATGGAACAACAACAAAAGCACACCCATCTATTTTTTAACACTGTTAAACAGGTTCCCGGGTTACTCCGGGACGCGTTTAAAACCAGTCCGCAGGCAGCTTTGAGTGAAAAAATAAAACGCGCTCTTTTCATTTCTGTATTTCTACCTTTCTTTACTCTATTACAACTCGTCCATTGGCTCGGCTTTTTCCTTGACGCCCTGCTTTACCCTGAATATTCCAAAACCAGTATCCGCCGACCGCTCTTCATCCTGGGACCGCCGCGCAGCGGCACCACCCATCTGCACCGTGTTTTGGCAGAGGACCGCGGCCAATTCACCACCCCGTCCACCTGGGAGCTGTTTCTGGCGCCAAGCATCATTCAGAAAAAGATCATGCATCTTGCAGCCGCGATAGATCGGCAACTGAATAGCCCGGTTGGACAACTCGTATCCAGCATTGAACGCAAAATCCTGCACATGGCGGATGACATGCATCCCAGCGCCCTGCAGGCTCCGGAAGAGGACTATTTTTTCATGTGTATGACCCTGACCTGCTCGGGTTTGATCCTGCTGTTCCCGAAGAGTCGACGGCTTTGGCGCTATGCATTTTTCGACGAATCGGTTTCAAAACAGGATAAACGGCAAATTCTCGCATTTTACAAAGCCTGTCTGCAGAAACATTTGTATGTGTCAGGTGCGCATAAATCACTGCTGTCCAAGAACGCGTCATTCAATCCCTGGCTATCCGATCTGCATCAAACGTTCCCGGACGCCCGGTTTATCATTTGCGCGCGCGATCCAGTGAAAAGCGTCCCTTCGATGCTGAGCGTCGCGGACACGGCCCGGCGTTCATTCGGCGGGGCGGCATCCGATCCGGATTTCCAAAACAACATGATCGCGCTGATGAAACATCACTACCGGTCTCTGCTGAACACATTGCCCGGTCTTACCGAGCAGCAGTATACCGTGCTGCCGATTCAGAACCTGCACTCACGTCTGCGCGACTCGATTTTGCATGTATACAAACAATTCAACCTGCCGTTGACCCGGAACTATAAAAATAAACTGGATCGTCTCGACCGGCAATCCCGTGCCTACAAGAGCGGTCATCACTATAGCCCGGACCACTTTGGCCTGTATTTACAATCTCTAAAAACGGATTTCAAGTTTGCGTCCGCGCTTTTGACCCGATTCCACACTTGTCCACAAACGGATGGGAGCTCATCTACTGCCGAATAG
- a CDS encoding glycosyltransferase family 4 protein, protein MGAHLLPNSDVCTVSIHKNSPVVVEKQDNAPCHESACRIVVLSDAIPDRNGVGTYYRDLMAYLGELSHHVEMIPAKANCYFRQSGISLRMPGDYTQRINFPNIIRIARRMGEIKPDVIVAPTLGPFGAFAYILSRRHHIRFIVGHHTAYDKLTQMYWKGLRAFVSRNCLQSLSRFLMRSADAVVATAEEMAQEAKQVGAKQVHCVGTSISKDFFHKEIRPFSGKIKTVLFAGRLASEKNIWALIEAAEVCPNQKFLIAGEGPERPALQKKAETLDNVKLLGWLTRKQLLEQIDAADMLILPSHIESFGTVALEGMARGRLVLVSQHCGILQWPELAQGLYSIQEDETLAGALKRIAGDVPHTLQAKAETAYQITRAVNDQTLTHWQTILQGADLAQN, encoded by the coding sequence ATGGGAGCTCATCTACTGCCGAATAGCGATGTTTGTACTGTATCCATACATAAAAACAGTCCGGTTGTTGTTGAAAAGCAGGACAACGCCCCGTGCCATGAATCAGCCTGCCGCATTGTAGTGCTGTCGGATGCCATTCCCGACCGGAACGGGGTGGGGACGTATTATCGCGATCTGATGGCCTATCTCGGTGAGCTGTCCCATCATGTGGAAATGATTCCCGCCAAAGCCAACTGCTACTTCCGCCAAAGCGGTATTTCTCTGCGTATGCCCGGCGATTATACCCAGCGCATCAATTTCCCGAATATCATTCGAATCGCCCGGCGTATGGGCGAGATCAAACCGGATGTTATCGTGGCCCCCACGCTGGGGCCGTTCGGTGCTTTTGCTTATATTTTATCCCGTCGACATCACATTCGCTTCATCGTCGGACATCATACGGCATATGACAAACTGACACAGATGTACTGGAAAGGACTGCGCGCGTTTGTCAGCCGCAACTGTCTGCAGAGTCTGAGCCGTTTTCTCATGCGCTCCGCCGATGCCGTAGTCGCCACGGCAGAAGAAATGGCTCAGGAAGCCAAACAGGTGGGCGCCAAACAGGTGCATTGTGTGGGCACCAGTATTTCCAAAGATTTTTTTCATAAAGAAATCCGTCCGTTTTCAGGAAAAATTAAAACCGTTCTGTTTGCCGGACGTCTGGCATCCGAAAAGAACATCTGGGCACTCATCGAAGCCGCCGAGGTGTGCCCGAATCAAAAATTTCTCATTGCCGGCGAAGGCCCGGAACGTCCCGCTTTGCAGAAAAAAGCCGAGACTCTGGACAATGTCAAACTCCTCGGCTGGCTGACGCGCAAGCAGCTGCTCGAACAGATCGATGCGGCGGATATGCTGATTCTGCCCTCTCACATTGAATCATTCGGCACCGTGGCGCTGGAAGGCATGGCGCGCGGGCGGCTGGTTCTGGTCTCTCAACACTGCGGCATTCTGCAATGGCCGGAACTGGCGCAGGGACTGTACAGCATTCAGGAGGATGAAACCCTGGCCGGCGCCCTGAAGCGCATTGCCGGTGATGTACCGCACACCCTGCAGGCAAAGGCCGAAACCGCGTATCAGATCACCCGCGCGGTCAACGATCAGACATTGACCCATTGGCAAACTATTCTCCAGGGAGCGGACCTTGCGCAAAACTGA
- a CDS encoding polysaccharide deacetylase family protein — MSCRPPSHKPEKLLDYLSGYGIHKVTLLVVPGKEWDRKDIMTLRSLQNQGHQLAGHGWIHHVDACRSVYHKLHALVISRRVAEHLSLSESEIAALIRRCHHWFPDNGLQVPELYVPPAWAMGKISRQRLRELPFRCYEFLNGLYDSNPDRFEPMPLLGFEADTRLRRSALRLNNAVNRLRSRRQTGRIAIHPHDLDLYLRPDMDQLFSSLVNRQQNPFACSRENLYSQ; from the coding sequence ATGTCATGCCGTCCACCCTCTCACAAACCCGAAAAACTCCTCGACTATTTGTCCGGTTACGGTATTCATAAAGTGACCCTGCTGGTGGTTCCGGGTAAAGAATGGGACCGCAAAGACATTATGACTTTGCGCAGCCTGCAGAACCAGGGTCATCAACTGGCGGGACACGGATGGATTCATCATGTGGATGCATGCCGGAGCGTTTATCACAAATTGCACGCCCTGGTCATTTCCCGCCGGGTCGCAGAGCATCTGTCGCTGAGCGAATCAGAGATTGCGGCCCTGATCCGTCGCTGTCATCACTGGTTCCCGGACAACGGGCTGCAGGTTCCTGAACTCTATGTCCCGCCTGCCTGGGCTATGGGGAAAATTTCCCGTCAGCGATTGCGCGAGTTGCCCTTTCGATGTTACGAGTTCCTGAACGGGCTGTATGATTCAAATCCCGACCGGTTCGAACCCATGCCGCTACTGGGTTTTGAAGCCGACACTCGCCTGCGGCGCAGCGCGTTGCGTTTGAACAATGCAGTCAACCGTCTCCGGTCACGCAGACAAACCGGCCGGATCGCCATTCATCCCCATGACCTTGATCTTTATCTGCGTCCGGATATGGACCAGCTGTTTTCCAGTCTGGTAAACAGACAACAGAATCCTTTTGCATGTTCCCGCGAAAATTTGTATTCTCAATAA
- a CDS encoding alpha/beta hydrolase, whose product MRRVFCLIAVFGLLLSGCTKIKLTEKDAFDVKRTIDAQWFRDRSYEFESVTFISGDSLELNGWLIQHPQARGTVLYCGGNGFVMVTSYHIIRSIIEQRVNLLVFDYRGYGENPGEPSIAGLQQDAIGAYEFLTGERNISPDSLVIHGHSLGSYTAAFLADSKPSKGLVLECPVTDAKDWTSRLLPWFLKPFVQFDIDSSLLESSNTKRIAKMQLPLLIIAGEDDQVTPASMAESLYGISSSEQKELVIIENSGHNDLPQKQEYSRALDRFYAKVFDSKDL is encoded by the coding sequence ATGAGAAGAGTATTTTGTTTGATCGCAGTATTCGGTTTACTCTTATCCGGCTGCACAAAAATCAAACTGACCGAAAAAGACGCGTTTGACGTCAAACGCACCATTGATGCACAATGGTTTCGCGACAGGAGCTATGAATTCGAATCTGTGACATTTATTTCCGGTGACAGTCTTGAACTGAACGGCTGGCTCATACAACATCCGCAGGCGCGCGGTACGGTGCTCTATTGCGGCGGCAACGGATTTGTCATGGTGACGTCGTACCACATTATCCGCTCCATCATTGAACAGCGGGTAAACCTTTTGGTGTTTGATTACCGGGGCTATGGCGAGAATCCCGGCGAACCGAGCATAGCGGGACTGCAGCAGGACGCCATCGGCGCTTATGAATTTCTGACCGGGGAACGCAATATCTCTCCGGATTCTCTGGTGATTCACGGTCATTCGCTGGGCAGCTATACAGCAGCGTTTCTTGCTGATAGCAAGCCGTCCAAGGGGCTGGTACTGGAATGTCCGGTGACCGATGCCAAAGACTGGACCAGCCGACTGCTGCCATGGTTTTTAAAACCGTTTGTCCAATTTGACATTGATTCATCCCTGCTGGAAAGCAGCAATACAAAGCGGATTGCAAAGATGCAGCTGCCGCTGCTGATCATTGCCGGAGAAGATGATCAGGTTACCCCTGCGTCCATGGCCGAGTCATTATATGGGATTTCCAGCTCTGAACAAAAAGAACTCGTTATTATTGAAAACAGCGGACACAATGATCTGCCGCAAAAACAGGAATACAGCCGGGCTTTGGATCGGTTTTATGCCAAAGTATTTGATTCTAAGGATTTGTGA